TAGTAAGAGACAGAATTAATCCTGAGCGCTCTCTGGGCCATAGCGATAGAAAATAAATTCCCTCCCCGTTTGCTTATGCAGTTCTTAGTCTAAACTCCTGTCATGAACCAGTTCGCGAAAAAGCACTTTAACCTTATTCTTTTTTTATCTACTGTACTAGGCTTTATACTTCCGCAGCCAGGAGAAATCTCTGGTCCGCTAATACTCGCTATACTCTGCTTTATTATTTTTGCTTCTTCGTTTAAAGTGGATTTCTCGCCTGCTTTTTTTCGCTCTCAGTCTATTACAATAGTAGGTTTTTATGTTTTAAGGTTTTTGTTGCTTCCCTTACTATTGTTTGCCTTGGTGTTTCCTTTTTCTTCATTTTATGCCAGCGCAGTATCTCTGCTCTGCCTTTTGCCCTGTGGTGTTACCTCTCCGGCCTTTAGCAATGTGTTTGGAGGCAATGTTACACTCGCTCTGGCTTTGCTGATTCTCAGTAGTTCTTTAACTCCATTCTTATTGCCTTTTCTAAGCAGCTTCCTTATGTCTGATGAACTGGAAGTAGATCGGTTTCAGCTTTTCCAAACTTTATTTATCACAGTTATTTTTCCTTATCTGGTACACCTTCCTTTAAAAAGACATCAGGGTATTAGCCGGTGGATGCAACACCACGACTCTTTTATTTCCATATTCGGTATTGCCGGTATTTTTACGCTTGCCATTGCTGAGTACCGTTATGTATTGTTAAGCGATACTGCATTAGTACTGCCTTACTTTTTGGTGAGTCTGCTGGCGTTTTTGTTCTTATATGTATTTGGCTATAGTATCTGGTTTAGGGCTTCCAGAGCAGACAAAGTAGCACTATTATTTAGCTCTGGTGCTAACAACGTAGCCTTGGGCATTGTCGTTAGCTTTTTGTACTTCCCTATGCAGATGGGGGTGTTTTTTGTGGTATCTGAAATCGTATGGGTGCTTGTGCTAATTCCAGTCAGAAGGTTGATGAAAACATAGGCATAAGACTGTTTACGCAGCATTAGGCTTACGAAAAGCAGACCGTAAAGGTGGAGCCTTTACCTGCTGCACTCTTAACAGATATTTCTCCTCCATTATTTTCAACAATACGCTTTATCATGTAAAGCCCTACCCCTGTACCACTTACGTGGGTATGTAGTCGGGTAAACATCTGAAAAAGTTTTTTCTGCTGCCGTTGGTCCAGTCCCAGTCCATTATCGCTCACCGACAGATAGACTTGACCTTCCTCTTCCCAGCTCTGTATTTTTATATCAGGGCTTCTATCTGGATGCGCATATTTTATGGCATTAGAAATCAGGTTATAAAGTATGCTTCTAAGGTGTTTGGCAGGATAATGTATCTCTTTTACCTTAAAATCTGTCGTAATGTTGGCTTTTGTCTTTCGGATATTGTTTTCAAGATCTTGGTACACCTCATCGTACAAATCCTGAAATAGTAAGTCTTCCTGATTTTCTTTTTCCTTTTGGAGCTTGGCAATTTCTGAAAGATCGTTAATCGTATTTTCCAGCCTGTCCATAGATACTTTCATCATTTTGATGATCTGCTGCTCCGACTGTCCTGTCTTTTCATCAATTCTTTCTTCCAGCATGGTGAGTAAGCTTGCCAGGTTCAGGATAGGCGTGCGCAGATCATGAGAGGCAGTATACACGAAATTGTCCAGGTCAATATTTACTTTGGTTAACTCCTTATTTCTCTCCTGCATTTGCTTTTGCATCCATATTAGCTCTTCCAGGTAGGTTTTTTCATCATGAATATCGGTAGCAGTGCCATACCACATGACAATCTTACCTTCTGCATCTTTCAAAGGCAGCGCGTGAGACAGTACCCAGCGATAGGTACCATCTTTAGTAGCGATCCGATGCTCTATTTTGTAAGTATCTCCTGTTTCTACAGAATGCTGCCAGGCTTTCAGAGTAGGCTCTACATCGTCAGGGTGCGGCACCATTTTCCAAAGCCCTTTTGCCCCCTCCTTCTGCGGTATACCAGTGTACTCCGACCACTTTTTATTATAAAAAACGACTTCTCCATTAGGCAATGCTTTCCAGACGATATGAGGAATCATATCAATTAAAAACTCAAACTCGCTAATATTTTTCTTATTCTCCTGCTCCAGTAGCTTTCTCTTATGAATATTAGTGGCGGTACCCATCCATTTGACGATATTACCACTACTATCATGCATAGGCAGGCTTCGGCAAAGGTGCCACATGTATTCTCCCTGATGGTTTCTGAGCCTGTACTCTGCTTCATATGGCTTACCGCTTTTCATGCTGGCATTCCATTTTTTAAGTACCGTGGCTAGATCATCCGGATGAACAATATTAGTCCAGCCATAGTCCATAAGCTCTTCGTAGATATGCCCGGTATATTCCAGAAAACGATGGTTTACATAGCAGCTATTGCCATTAGGAGTAGCCCCCCAGATTTTTTGCGGAATCAGCTCTGCCAGTTGCACAAACTCTTCTATATCTTTTACTTTCTGCTGGGCTCTAATTTTGTCTGTCTGATTACGCACTACCTGTACCGCTCCTACTACTTTTCCCTCCTGATTTTTGATCGGATTAAAGGTATATTCATAGTATACCAGATGATGCTCAGGGTGATTGTACATACGAGTGACGGTAAATGTCTCTCCCTTCAGAGCATTACCCCATAGCGCTAAAGCATCGTCTTGGTACTCAGGATGATGCTGTACTACCTCCTGCACCTGCATACCCGTTTTTAGGTTAGTGCCAAAAAGCTCATATATTTCTTTCTTATAAGCTTCGTTAAAAATTGTAAACTCAAACTTCCAATTAATAGCACCAATTAAGTCAGAGGTGCTATCTATAATACTTCTTAAGCTATCGTGAGAGGACTGTAGCTGTTGGTATTCCTGAGGTGTGATGCTATTCTTTTTTTGCTGAACGTTCATCTGTATCATTTCAATATGATATCTGATTATGGGGCTCTAAACCTTAAGCTGAAAGATGAATTTGTGGTAGTTTCAAGTCAAATCAGCCGTTTACTCGGGCATTCAGATCAACATTTTTTCTGCCTATGGAGTAACATAAGCATTTTATTTGAAAAATTACAATCTGTCATTCGTAACAAGATGCTCCAAAAAGCTTGCCCTATCAACACCTTCTCTAAGAATTAGTATTAAATGACTTAGTAAGCTTACTTTCTGATTTATTTACTCTAGGTATCCGGACCCACCCTGCGCCTGCATAAATCACTAAAACTCATTATTATTCAACACATTAGCCTTCGCATTTTGAGAAAAAGATGTTTTAGGATGGTACGGTGATTCAAACTGGACTTCTGTCTACTTAATACTATGTGAAATTTTGCCGAACACAATTTAGACAATAGCAGACTAAACTATAGATAAGAGAAGACATAAAAAAAAGCACTTACAGATGTTTCTGTAAGTGCTTTAAAATCAAGTGGGTCCTGTAGGATTCGAACCTACGACCCCCTGCTTGTAAGGCAGGTGCTCTAAACCAACTGAGCTAAGAACCCATTATTTTGATTAATTGGGCTAACTTTTAAGCCCCTTTATCAAAATGTTCTGCAAAGGTAATAGTCCTTTTTGTAAATACAAGTACTCTATTAAAATTTTTAATTTTTTTTCTTTAAACTTTTTCCCTGCCAAATGTGTAAGTTTTCTAATGTAATAGAGGTCAATAGCCTGAGCTTTACGTATCATATTTGATATTGCCTCAGCGTTACTATATTAAATTAGATACCCTTGGTCAGAAAGTTTTTTTTTACATGCCTGATTGCCCTCTCTCTACTGCTTACAGCCAGCGGCATACTGACCTATGTGTATCAGGACGAGATAATTACTCATTTTGTAAAGCAGGCTGACCAGTTTCTGGCAACTCCTGTAAAAGTGAAGTCTATACAGCTCTCTTTTTGGGAGAAGTTTCCCCAAATCGCCATCTCCCTGAAAGAAGTAGAAATTAAGGGTAGCCAAACAGCAAGTGATAGCCTGCTGGCACAGGCAGAAAAGCTGGACTTTACTTTCAACCTCTGGCAGTTCGTGCAGGGGCAGTTTGTGGTAGATAAGGTGTACCTGACCAACAGCCAGGTAAGGCTCGCTATAGATAAGCAGGGGAACAATAACTATAGCATATTTAAAAAACGCTCTTCTGTAGACTCCCTTAGTAGCACCAATGAACCTCTTCGCTTTCAGTTACAAAAAATTATACTTAAAAACGTAGATGTCAGTTATCAGGACGCTGGCCTGAATCAGGCGCATCACCTGCTCGCAGAGGATATAGAAGCCTTGCTTGAGGTGGTAGGGGAAGAGTACGATATTCTTCTTGAAGGCAATCTGTTTTCACGGTACATTCGCAGTGGGGATGATGCGTATTTTAAAAACAAGCCATTGCACGTAGCTACTCATCTTAATTATGATTATCCGAATCGGTTTCTTGAGATTGATACAACTCGTTTGGGTATTGGTAATGGTCATTTTCTGTTGAGCGGATTGGTAGATCAGGCTGATGACAATTTTATAGACTTACAAGCTCGTGGAGAGCATACAGACTTACAAACACTTCTTTCGCTCCTACCCGAATCTATCGTTCGTCAATGGTCAGCTTACCGTAGTGAGGGTAAAGCCTTCTTTGAGGGTAGTGTAAAAGGGCACGTAAGCCGTACAGCTTCTCCGGCAGTAAGCCTGAACTTTGGCTGCGAAAACGCCTCATTTTACCATCCCGACTATAAAAAGAAACTGGAAAACATCAGTTTGCAGGGAAGCTTTACCAACGGTAAATCTCACAGTTTGAACACATCGGTTCTTAACCTCAAAGATATTTATGGACAGTTAGATGACAGAGCTGTTCGCGGAAGCCTGAGCCTCAGCAATTTTAAAAATTACTTTCTGCGTTGCCACCTCAAAACAAATATAGATGTAAATGCGCTTTTAGATTTTTACCCTATCAAAGAAGTAAAAGCGGCAAGAGGAGAGCTGTTTGCAGATTTTGAGATTGCCGGCCGTCTTAAAGATCTTAAAGGAGAAAGCAAAGGGTATTGGCAAAGAATTAAAAGCAGCGGAGATATCAGCCTCCAAGATGTTGATTTACTTTGGCAAGCCGACAGGCTGCCCGTAAGTGCGCTACAAGGCAACCTTATGTTTAAGGGTAATGACCTCTCGCTTAGTAACCTGGAGGCATATGTTGGTAACAGCCATGTACTACTCAATGGCATGTTGCGCAATGCGCTGGCTTATATGCTCTCCGACACACAGGGTATACATATTGAGGCTGACCTGCACTCCCAGCAGATAGACATGGACGAACTATTATCCGGACAGGCCAATGCTCCTCAATCTAACAGCTGGCAGGCAGTAAGCGAAAAACAGGACTATCGTTTCCAGATTGACCCTAAAATACAACTCTCTTTTGACTGCCATGTAGAAAAAATCAAGTTTAGAAGATTTAGAGGACGTCAACTGAAAGGTAAACTTCAGGTAGAGAACCAGGTGGCCAGGCTTAAGCAGTCTTCTATTCTTACTGCCGGAGGCAAAGTAAGTGCGCAGGCATTTATAGATGCTCGCCGACCGGATTTTGTTAAAGTAAATGCTACTACTGCTTTTGAGCATCTCCGAGCAGATAGCATATTTTATACTTTTGAAGACTTTGGGCAGGACTTTCTTACTCAAAAGCATTTGGAAGGTAAAATTTATGCTGATGTAGACTGGAACATGAATTTTGACCAACATTTACAACTGAACTATCCATCGTTGGAAGTAAATGCGCTAACTACCATACGCGATGGCAGACTGAATGACTTTGAGCCTATGCAGAAGCTGGCTCGCTTTGTAGAAGAGGAAAGCCTCTCCCGCTTACGTTTTGCTGAGCTTAATAACCACATCCGTATAGCTGACCAGAAAATATTTATTCCTCGTATGCAGGTCAGTTCTAATATCTCGGATATCTGGGTAGAAGGCATACATACTTTTGATAATCATATAGATTACCGTTTTGAAGTGCCCATGAAAACTTTTAGCATTCGCAAAGCAGCTGCCCGGGAACGCGCTCAAGCCCGACAGGAAAAATTTGGCCGTGTGCTGGAAGATGATTCAGCTCCTATTAACCTTTTTCTAACTGCTCTGGGAACCGTAGACGATTATAAAATCAGCTATGATATGCAGGCGGCTAAGTCTAAGTTTAAAGACAATTTGCAAAATGAAAAAGAAGAGCTGAAGCAGATTATCAAGAACAAAGGCAAAGAAACGGAATATCAGCTAGAGCTTGAAGAGGAAGAGTATTTTGATTTCGGGAGCACACCACCTAATACAAATCCACAACCCTGATTGCTGAGTATTTTCTATCTTGCGCCCCATGCGAAAAATCTACCTTACTGTAGCCTTACTTTCTTGCTTAAGTTTTAGCCTTAAAGCGCAATCTATTACCGATTTAGCAGACAAAGTAGTAGATATGTTTTCGGGTACTATTCAAGCTGAGGATACCTCCGCCTACCCAATAAGCTGGGTGATAGCCCCTCTACTTGCCTACTCTCCGGAAACCAGCGTACAGCTGGGTATGGGTAGCGTTATATTGTTTAAAACTAAAAATGCCTTGCCCGCAGATCGTACCTCCTCTTTGTTCTTTTCTGCTCGCTACACGCTTAACCAGCAAATAACAGCTTCGCCTACTTACGCTATTTTTAGTCGTGGAGAGAAATACATTCAAAAGGGAAAAATAGACTTCCGTAAATTCCCGCAGCTCTATTACGGTATTGGTAATAATACAGCTGAAAGCAATGAAGAACTTTATGGAATTAATACACTTAGTATAGAGCATCTAACCTACCGAAATGTAGTAGATAAACTGTATGCCGGAGTAGGTATTCGTTTTAAAAGGGCATATAATCAGGATTTTAAGGATCGGGGTTTGCTGGCTAGTGAGTTACCGCTGGGCAGTAAGGCTTATACTGCCGCAGGCTTAAACTTCGGATTACAATATGATAACAGAAATAACCTGATGAGTACCTCAACAGGAATGCTGGCAGAGTTTAAGTATCAGGTGCATTATAAAGCTTTGGGCAGCGATTACAATTATTCTTTAACAAAACTGGATATACGTTCATATGCCAGACCCTTTACCGAAAGAAAAGATATACTGGCCTGGCAGGTTTACGCCTACCTGAGCGAAGGTGAGGTCCCTTTTAATGAGCTGGCACCTTTAGGTGGAGATATGATAATGCGCGGGTATTACCAGGGCCGCTACCTGCACGAAAAGCTGGTAGCGGCACAAGTTGAATACCGCATGCAAATCTGGAAAAAAATTAGTGCCGTAGCTTTTAGCGGAGTGGGCGATGTGGCTCATCAATGGGAAAGCTTCCGCTGGAAAGACCTGAAATACTCATTAGGGGGTGGAGTACGCTACTCTGTATTGCCAGATGAAAGTCTTAACGTACGCTTCGACTATGCCTTCGGAAAAGATACACAGAATTTCTACATCAATATCTCGGAAGCATTTTAGCCAAATATCTTACTAAGCAAACCTCTTGACTTGGGCTCTGGCATTTGCATTTCTTCATCGGGCTTCAGTTGTTTCCACACTTCGCTCCAACCGGGAAATCCACCCAGATTACGATCATCTATATATACATCAGCCACAATTTTAGGACTATCTTCCGGATCAAGTACCTCTCCCGGATAGTTGCTATTTACCGCATAGAATTCTATGCCATTATTTCGACAAAATTCAACCGCCTCTTCTAGCCTTTTTCCACGACGACAAGTCCACAAGATTAATTTATGCCTGTCTTTATGCAATGCTTTGAGCGTATCAAAAGCAAATAGCTGCTCTTTTCCAATTTTAGGATATGCATCTTCTACGACAGTGCCATCAAAATCTACTGCTATAATCATAATATTGTTTTGCTTTAAATTTACGCTTTTTAGTACAAATCTAAGAATAAATACTTTTAAAAAACGTCTGCTCTTTCGGCTTAACGTGAATGCCTATAGTATAGTTTGTTTAAAGCAAAAGCGAGGCCTTTTTGAGCCCCTTTACTATCTTTATGATACTTGTGTGGTTATGCCAGGCTAATATCTTTATCTAAGTAAACATCCTGTATTGTGTTTAGTATCTCTACCCCTTCTTCAAAAGGTCTTTGAAATGCTTTGCGTCCCATAATAAGTCCAATACCACCTGCTCTTTTATTTATTACTGCGGTTTTTACGCCATCTGCCGTATCAGACTCACCAGATGATGCTCCCCCAGAGTTAATTAAACCAATTTTACCCATATAACAGTTGGCTACCATATAGCGAGTAAGGTCTATAGGATGTTCGGTGCTTAGTTTATTGTACATATCGGGATGCGTTTTGCCAAAGCCTAATGCCTTAAAGCCACCATTTGTTTCAGGTAGCTTTTGTTTAATTAGATCTGCCTGAATAGTTACTCCTATGTGGCAGGCCTGGCTACTAATATCTGTTGCATTATGATAGTCTTTACCATCTTCTTTAAAAGCACTATTTCTAGTATAGCACCAGAGTATAGTTCCCATACCTAATTCGTGTGCAATTTCAAAAGCTTCAGCCACTTCCTGTATCTGCCGGTTAGATTCTTCTGAACCAAAGTAAATCGTAGCTCCTACTGCTGTAGCTCCCAGGTTCCAGGCTTCTCTAACAGATCCATACATGATCTGATCATATTTGTTAGGATAAGTAAGCAGTTCGTTATGGTTAAGCTTAACAATAAATGGTATTTTATGAGCGTACTTTCTGGAATTTTGTGCCAGCACCCCAAAAGTAGTTGCTACTCCGTTACACCCCCCTTCAATAGCTAATTTAATAATGTTTTCACCATCAAAATACATAGGGTTGGGCGCAAAAGAAGCACCTGCAGTGTGCTCTATTCCCTGATCTACCGGTAGGATAGAAATATATCCTGTACCACCTAATCTTCCGTGCGTAAAAAGCTGCTGCATACTTCGTAACACTTGTGGAGAGCGATTAGATTGACCCAGGCTATTTTCTACATAGTTGGGGGATGGATTGAGTAAACTTTCTTTTGAAAAAGTTTGAGAATTGTGCTGCAGCAGGCTTTCTGCTTCGTTTCCTAGATATTTAACAATTTTTTCGTTTGGCATAGCTTGTCAATTTTAGGGTTAGGATGATATACTTTTTACTTCATAGACTATCTAACAGATAACTTGTTTATCAAATTATTAATCGTATTTTTGAACAAACGTTCATTTATATTAAATGTCTACTAAATCACAAATATTAGCCACCGCCTTAGAGCTTTTTAGCCAAAATGGTTTTGAAAAAACTTCTATTAGAGAAATAGCTAAAACAGCTAATATTTCACTCGGACTACTCTATAATTATTTTAAAGGAAAAGATGAGTTGTTGGGGGCCATCTTAAAAGAAGGTATAGAAGATATTAAACACTCGTTCACTTTCCCGACCGACGACCCAGACCCTTTAAAAACTTTGTTAGAGAACATATTCCATATACTGCATGAAAAAAGACAGCATTGGCGACTGCTACATAGCATACGCATGCAAAATTCAATCATGAAGAAGTACGAAAATGAGCAGGAAGAAATTAAAGCCTACATTCTAACTGAACTTAGTCTGATACTAGAAAAAATGGGATACGCTCAACCTTTGCCAGAAGCTATTCTTTTGTTTGCCTCAATTGATGGACTGGCCGGTCACTTTTTGCTCAACGAAAAGTATCCTATCTATAAAATGGCCGCACTACTTTTAGAAAAATATAAAACTCATTCCTATGAACAATGATTGGGTAAATCGTCAGGAGTATGCTTTTGCACCCCATTACTTTACTACTACCGAAGGTCAAATGCATTATGTAGATGAAGGAAAAGGCAAGCCCATTGTCATGGTACATGGCACACCGGTCTGGTCTTATGTGTACAGAAAAATGATCAAAGATCTTTCGGCTAACTATCGCTGTATTGCAATGGACCACCTGGGTTTTGGGCTCTCTGATAAACCTCCGTTAGCTGACTATTCACCTCAGGCTCATGCTCAGCGACTTACTGACCTCATTTCACATTTACAGTTAGAGGATATTACTTTGGTAGTTCATGATTTTGGTGGTCCTATAGGGCTTAGTTATACCCTGGCTCAGCCTGATCAGGTAAAACAACTAGTGATCTTTAATACCTGGATGTGGTCGCTCAATGAGTACCCTGAATTTGTAAGAGCGGGCAAAATAGCGAGCAGTCCTTTGGGTAGATTTCTGTACAAATATTTCAATTTCTCACCAAAGGTACTTATCAAGCAGGCTTTCTTCGATAAGGCTAAACTTACAAAAGTATTGCAGCAGCAGTATATTAAGGCTTTTCCTGATACTAAAACCAGGGGCGGGACTATTGCTTTTGCGAAACACCTCCTTAGTAGTAGCGAATGGTATAATAGCCTTTGGCAGCAAAAAGAGAAGCTGAAAGATATAGCAATGCTTATACTCTGGGGTAAAAAAGATACTCTGCTTACACCCATACTACTTAAAAAATGGAAAGAAAACTTTGCGCACGCTCAAATTGAAGAGTTAGAAGCTGGGCATTTTGTGCAGGAAGAAAAACCTGCCGAAGCTATTATGTTTATTCGGGCTTTTCTTGCCAAAGAGAAGACTAAATCTTTAGAAAGGTAAAAGCCTTTTCTGAGAAATCAGAAAAGGCTTCAACGGAAATGCTATCATTAATTATTCAAACAGTTCCTGAATAGGTTGACCATCTGCCCCATCGGGCAAAGCTATATTAAGTATCATAGATAATGTGGGGGCTATATCTGTAATGGTGTGGTAAGCCACACTTTTCCCTGCTTTTACACCCCATCCATAGAATAAAATAGGTACATGTGTATCGTAATTGTACCCTGTACCATGAGAAGTGCCCTGCATACGACTGCTGTTAAGAAAGCCTGGCTCTATGGTAAACAACACATCTCCTGAGCGCTGAAAATTATAACCCATCTGGAGCAATTTACGCTGTCCGCGTGTATACTCATATTTACGCATAGTGGACGCTGTATAAGTTTCTTTAATTCCTTTAAAATTCATTAGGCGAGTAGCAACATAGTCTTGAACCTCTTCCAACATAATTTTCTTTTCGGCGATTAGCTCATGATTAAGGACTATCTGGCTACTGGTATGCTCTATCCACTGCCCCTCTCCATACTTCTGTACCAGATCCTGATTGATGATGTTACTGATTTTAGATGCGTTGAGGTAACCTCCTGGCATACGAGCATCTACAAGTAGCTTAGGTACATCTACTACTGCATGGTCTGCTGTCAGAAATACAAGATAATTGCCCTCTCCTACCTGCTCATCCAGTGTATTAAAGAAGTCTTCCAGCTCACGATCTAGTCTGATGTACGTATCTTGCAACTCTATTGACTGAGCACCAAAAGCATGTCCGATATAATCGGTAGAAGAAAAGCTAACTGCCAGAAAGTCGGTATTCTCTCCCTGCCCCAGCGATTCCGCTTTTAGCGTAGCTTTAGCAAAATCTACTACCAGGCTGTTTCCAAAAGGGGTAGTACTTAGCAGACTATAGTTTCCGCTTCCTTTGTTCGCCTTTTTAAGGTCGTATGGAAAGGTTGGAGTATCTTTTCCATTGAATACTACTTCGTATGGGTTATCATCCGAGGTACTGGCTGTGTACTCCTCTATGGGCAATAAGGTATTCCACTTCTGACTTAAGTATTCTTTGGGTAGCTGCTGCCTGTTAAAATCCTGAACCCATTCCGGAAGTGTTTCCATATAGTAAGTAGATGTCATCATTTCTCCGGTGCTGCCATCGTACCAATAGGCTGCATCTGCCATATGTCCGGCAGGTAAAGCTGATCCACGGTCTTTAATAGAGATGCCTATTACTTTGCTCCTACCCTGAGTGCTCATTTTGAGCTGATCTGTAATAGTAGTGCTAAGCATATTTTTGGGAGATATTTTACCCGCTTTTTCAGAGCCTCCTACTGCACTCACACTGGTATCTTCTGCACAGTACACCGTACGTTTGAGTTCTCTGCTGTACCAGTCGTTGGCTATAACACCATGTGTCGCCGGAGTAGTACCTGTATAGACAGAAGCATGGCCAGGTCCTGTATACGTAGGAATATAATTGTAGTGACCATTGCGCGCCATAAAGCCCCGGTTCATCAGAC
This window of the Porifericola rhodea genome carries:
- the pafA gene encoding alkaline phosphatase PafA encodes the protein MLKKSMLLWALACFCLLTAFSPKTEPDQRPKLVVGIVVDQMRQEYLLRFYDQFGEGGFKRLMNRGFMARNGHYNYIPTYTGPGHASVYTGTTPATHGVIANDWYSRELKRTVYCAEDTSVSAVGGSEKAGKISPKNMLSTTITDQLKMSTQGRSKVIGISIKDRGSALPAGHMADAAYWYDGSTGEMMTSTYYMETLPEWVQDFNRQQLPKEYLSQKWNTLLPIEEYTASTSDDNPYEVVFNGKDTPTFPYDLKKANKGSGNYSLLSTTPFGNSLVVDFAKATLKAESLGQGENTDFLAVSFSSTDYIGHAFGAQSIELQDTYIRLDRELEDFFNTLDEQVGEGNYLVFLTADHAVVDVPKLLVDARMPGGYLNASKISNIINQDLVQKYGEGQWIEHTSSQIVLNHELIAEKKIMLEEVQDYVATRLMNFKGIKETYTASTMRKYEYTRGQRKLLQMGYNFQRSGDVLFTIEPGFLNSSRMQGTSHGTGYNYDTHVPILFYGWGVKAGKSVAYHTITDIAPTLSMILNIALPDGADGQPIQELFE